The segment CGCGAGAGGGGAAACTGCTGGCGCGCAGCATCGGCCGCCTTCAGGGCTTGCTGCGCCACTTCCTTCTTTTGTGCCGGCATCAACAGCACTTCCAGTTCCATCGCCGCCAGCAGGGAATTGGGCGCCTGCGTGCCGCCCGAGGTAAACACGTTCGGTCCGGCCGGCTGGTGCAGGGCCGCATTGGCCGCATCGAGTTCCTTTTGCGCCTCCGCCGGCTTGCCCTGCTTGACGGCGACAAAGGACAAGCCGTAATGGGCGGCCGTCACCTGAAAGCGGCTTTGCTGTTCCAGCTGCGTCTTGAAAACAGCCTTGGCATTCAGCAGGCCTTGCACGCTTTCATCCTGCAGCACGCGGGCGCGGGCGCGGGCCAGGTGGAAACTCAGGCTGTCCGCACGCTGCTTGTAAGGCTGCTCGCGGATGCGCGCCTGGATGTCGGCGATACGTTCCGTCGTCAGCGGATGGGTCTGCAGATAGGCGGGCATCAGGTCGCTGTACGAGCGGCTGGCCGCCTGCATGCGCCCGAAGAAGGCCACCATGCCGGTGGTGTCGAAACCGGCCTCGCCCATGATCTGGAAACCGATGCGGTCCGCCTCGCGTTCCGCGTCGCGGCCGAAATTGAGCTGGCGCTGGATGGCCAGGCCCTGGCCGGCCGCAAACACGCCCATGGCCACGTCACCGCCCGCGCGCGAAGCGAGTGCCGCCAGCAGCATGGCCGCCAGCGGCATCAGGGCATCCTGGCGCTGCTGGCCCAGCATGCGCGCGATATGGCGCTGCGCCACGTGGCCGATCTCGTGCGACAGCACGGACGCCAGTTCCGCCTCCGTTTGCGCCGCCAGCACGAGGGCCGAGTGCACGCCGATGAAGCCGCCCGGCAAGGCAAACGCGTTCAACTGGGGATCGCGCACGGCAAAGAAGAAATAGTCGTAATTCGTTTCGCCGCGCACGCTGGGCCGCGCCGCCACGAGGGCGTTGCCGAAGGTGTTCAGGTACTCGAGCAGGGGCGCGTCATCGAGGTAATCGCGGTCGCCGCGCAGGCCCCGCATGATTTCCTCGCCGATCTTGCGCTCCATCGCCGGCGACAGGTCTTCGCGCGACGTATCGCCCAGGTTCGGCAGGTTCGGCGCGGGCGGCACGGGCAGTTGCGTCCAGCTGCCGGCCGGCTTGGCCGGCGCACTGGCAGCCGGCGCCGCTGGCGCGGACGTATAGGTTTGCGCCAGCGCAGACGGCGCTGCGACGCAGAAGGCGGCCAGCACCGACGCGCGCCGGGAGCCGCGCAGCCATGCCGCAGCGGCGTTTGCAAGTATGGTCGGAAGGGGAGTTTTTGAATTCACGGGTGCTATCATACCTTGTTAGCGGCACCCATTCCCACGCGTGCCGCGCCCCACTCCTCACCTATTTTTGACGCCATGACAACAGCAGACAAGCAAGCCCCCGCCGGAGAACTGACCCATTTCGACGCCACGGGCCAGGCCCATATGGTCGACGTGGGCAGCAAGGAAGACACGCGCCGCAGCGCCGTGGCGGCCGGCACCATCCGCATGCAGCCGGCCACCCTGGCCCTGATCATTTCCGGCAATGCAAAAAAAGGCGACGTGCTGGGCATCGCCCGCATCGCCGCCATCATGGGCGCCAAGCGCACCAGCGACCTGATTCCCCTGTGCCACCCGCTGGCCCTCACGCGCGTCACCGTCGACTTTGAAGTGGACGAAGCGGCCAACAGCGTGCACTGCCGCGCCCAGGTCGACACGACGGGCAAGACGGGCGTCGAAATGGAAGCGCTGACGTCCGTGCAAATCGGCTTGTTGACGATCTACGACATGTGCAAGGCCGTCGACCGCGGCATGGTGATGACGAATGTGCGCGTGCTGGAAAAGCATGGCGGCAAGTCGGGCGACTGGCACGCCGAGGTGTAACTATGCTGCCTGGCGCGCAAGATGAATCTGGGCGCGGCGCAAATCGCGCAGCAGCCACACGGCACTGGCCAGGCACAGCGCGATGATGGCCACGGACAGGGGCAGGTGGAATTGTTCCAGCCCTGCCAGTGCAAAGCCGGCGTGGATCAGGAAGGTGCCCACGCCCAGCGCGGCGCAGACACCCGCATACAGGGTCGCCTGCGGGGTTGCCAGCAATACGTGCCGGTAGCCAACCAGCACCAGGGCAATGGCCGCCAGGTTAAACACGAGAAAACCCTGCACGCCGCCCGGCAAATGAAACATTTCCCATTCTTTCCAGTAGGCAGCGTCGATTTGATGCAGGATGAGGAACAACATGGTCCAGAAGTAGCTGCGCGGCATAAGATTCACATTCGTCAATGTTGATCCCATTGTAAAGCCCACACCGCGCACCTGCATGTGCCCATGGCATTTTTCTATGCAAAAATGAATTTCATTGATATAAATGCTTTTTCATCAAGAAATCATGCATACTGCGAATCGACCATATCCAGATGAGCATCGCATGACAAGCAACAAGCCCGCCGCCGAAACCAAGCTCCAGGACTTCGAGTTCGAGGCCATGAATCTGCAGGTGGGCGGACGCATCCAGTTCATCACGCACCGCACCATCAAACCCATCCAGCATTTCTCGACCGTGATCGGCTATGTGAAAGACGAGTACCTGATCGTCAAGATTCCCATGGAAAACGGCGCGTCCGTCGTCCTCAACGAGGGCGACAAGCTGACCATCCGCGTGTTTTCCGGTGTCACCGTCTGTTCGTTTTCCTGCAGCGTGCTGCGCATCTTCGGCCGCCCGCTCAATTATGTGCACCTGAGCTTTCCCGACACCATCCAGGGCACCAGCCTGCGCACGGCCATGCGCGTGAAAGTGGAGATTCCAGCGCAGCTGAGCTACCGCGACGTGCCGGCCGTGCCCGTGTTCATCGTCAACCTCAGCGTCTCGGGCGCGCTGATCGAGGCGCCCAGCATGCTCACGCCCGACGACGAAGGCGTGGCGCTCAGCTTTACCTTGCTGGTGCAACCGAACAAGCATCAGATGCGCGTCAACACGCGCGCCCGCATCCAGAACGTCAGCGTGGGCAAGCCGTCCAATGGCCATGCGGCCGGGGTGGCCGAAATCTATACGTATGGCGTGCAATTCATCGACCTGGAACCGACCCACTACACCTTGCTGCAAAACCTCACGTATGAAGCGCTGATCGCGGACCGCCAAAAAATCGTCTGATGCCGGCGCGGCTGGCGCCGCTCACTGCGTCGCCACCACCTTGGGAATATTCGTGCGGGTAATGGCCTCCTTGGCCGCCGCATTCGTCACGCTGGTGCTGTTGAACCAGCTCAGGCTGCTGCTGCCGAGCTGCAACTCCATGTTCACCGTCTGGCCGCCCATGCCGCTGCCCAGGTCGCCCGCCAGGGTCAGCTCGATATTGCCCTTGTCGACCTTGGCGCCGGCCACTTCGCGCGTCGGACTGAACACGGGAATGGCGCTGGGCACGGCCTCGGTGGGGGTGCTGCAGGCAGCCGCCAGGCCGCCGTTTTCCTGCACGCACAGGGCCACGGCCGTTTTCAGCGGCGCGGCCGCCGCCAGCACGTTGCTTACCTTGGCCCGCATCGTATAGTCGCCGTACTGGGGAATGGCCACGGCCGCCAGGATGCTGGCGATGGCCACCACGATCATCAGTTCTATCAGGGTAAATCCGCTTTGCGCGCGCATCGTATCCTCCCATGGTGCATTGCTCACGCAGTTCACGGTGCAAGCGCCATGCCAGCGGCGCGCCCGGGCAGCGGCGGTGGCAGTGGAAAGAAAAGCGACACTTTTTGGCAGTTTCGGACCAGGCTTGTCGGCCCAGGCCGGGAATCTGCCTGTCTTGCGGGCAAAAAAAAAGGAGCCGAAGCTCCTTTTTTGTACTGCGGTGACCAGGCTGAAATTACAGCATGGCTTTCAGCAGACGCGCCATTTCCGACGGGTTTTTGGTCACGGTGATGCCGCAAGCTTCCATGATTTCCAGCTTGGCTTGTGCCGTATCGGCACCGCCCGAGATCAGCGCGCCGGCGTGGCCCATGCGCTTGCCTGGAGGAGCGGTCACGCCAGCGATGAAGCCGACGACCGGTTTTTTCATGTTGTCCTTGATCCAATAAGCCGCGTTGGCTTCGTCCGGACCGCCGATTTCGCCGATCATGATGACCGCGTCGGTATCTGGATCGTCATTGAACATCTTCATGATGTCGATGTGCTTCAGACCGTTGATCGGGTCGCCGCCGATGCCGACTGCCGACGATTGGCCCAGGCCCAGCGCGGTCAATTGACCCACTGCTTCATAGGTCAGGGTGCCGGAACGGGACACGACGCCGATACGGCCCTTCTTGTGGATGTGACCTGGCATGATGCCGATCTTGATTTCGTCTGGCGTGATCAGGCCTGGGCAGTTAGGGCCCAGCAGCAAGGTTTTGCTGTTGGCTTTGGCCATGCGGTCTTTCAGGGCCATCATGTCGCGGACAGGAATGCCTTCGGTGATGCAAATGGCCAGATCCATTTCAGCTTCGACAGCTTCCCAGATCGCCGCTGCCGCGCCTGCTGGCGGTACGTAGATGACGGAAACGTTGGCGCCGGTTTCTTTTTTCGCTTCGGTCACGTTAGCGAAAATAGGAATGCCTTCGAAATCTTCGCCGGCTTTCTTCGGGTTCACGCCTGCCACGAAGGCAGCTTTGCCGTTCGCGTAGTCGCGGCAACCGCGGGTGTGGAACTGGCCGGTCTTGCCGGTGATCCCTTGGGTAACGACTTTGGTATCTTTATTGATCAGAATGGACATGTTGATTCCTTAATTAAGCTTGACCGGCAGCAGCGGCAACGACGCTCTTGGCTGCATCTTCCATGGTGTCGGCTGCGATGATAGGCAGACCGGAATCGGCCAGCATCTTCTTGCCCAGGTCTTCGTTGGTGCCCTTCATGCGCACGACCAGCGGTACGTTCAGCGAGACGGCTTTCACTGCGGCGATGACGCCTTCAGCGATCACGTCGCAACGCATGATGCCGCCGAAAATGTTCACCAGGATGGCTTTCAGGCCTGGGTTTTTCAGCATGATCTTGAACGCTTCGGTGACTTTTTCCGCCGTGGCGCCGCCGCCGACGTCCAGGAAGTTGGCCGGCTCGCCGCCGAACAGCTTGATGGTGTCCATGGTGGCCATGGCCAGGCCGGCGCCGTTCACCAGGCAACCGATGTTGCCGTCGAGCGAGATGTAGGCCAGGTCGAATTTCGACGCTTCGATTTCAGCTGGATCTTCTTCGTCCAGATCGCGCAGGGCGACGATTTCCGGGTGACGGAACAGGGCGTTCGGGTCAAAGTTGAACTTGGCGTCCAGGGCGATGACTTTGCCGCTGCCGGTAACGATCAGCGGGTTGATCTCGGCCAGCGAGCAATCGGTTTCCCAGTACGCTTTGTACAGGCCTTGCAGGTTGGCGCGGGCGTCGGCGATCGAACCGGCAGGCACGCCGATCTTGGCGGCGATGTCGTCTGCCTGGGCATCGGTCAGGCCCGTGCCTGGATCGATGGTGACGTGGTGGATCTTCTCAGGGTGGCTCTCGGCCACTTCTTCGATGTCCATGCCGCCTTCGGACGATGCCATCAGGACGATTTTCTGGGTAACGCGGTCGGTGACCAGCGAAACGTACAGTTCTTGCTTGATGTCGGCGCCTTCTTCCACCAGCAGGCGGTTGACTTTCTGGCCTTCGGCGCTGGTCTGATGCGTGATCAGCTGCATGCCCATGATCTGGTCAGCGTATTCCTTGACCTGTTCCATCGATTTTGCCACTTTCACGCCGCCGCCCTTGCCGCGGCCACCTGCGTGGATCTGCGCCTTGACGACCCATACCGGGCCGCCCAGGGTTTCCGCAGCCTTGACGGCTTCTTCGACGGACATGCACGGAATACCGCGTGGTACCGTCACTCCGTGCTGCCGGAGGATTTCTTTGGCTTGATACTCATGGATTTTCATGCTGGCTTCCCTTCTGATACTGATTTGTAAAAATACGGTTAGTGGTGCAAAAAAAACAGGAAAAACAGCGCCGGGGTCACGCTTTGGCTACCCAGCGCGGGTAATACTGTGCAACCGCCCCGCCATCCGTGCGCAGGGCGTGGCATTTGTCGAGTTGAAACGGCTTTTCATGCGGCAAATCAGCATTCTCACCGTCGCGGGTCGACCAGACATCGCCGGCAAATGCCTGAACCGTCGCAGTCGGCAAGACTTGCGCCAGTTCCGTCAAATGGGTACAGCCGGCGATTCCCGCCAGGCGCTGTTTCAAGTCGCGGCGGAAATTCTTCAATAAATTCAGACCGATCAGCGTCCGATAAGCGGGGCCGATGGTATCGCAAAAACCGGGATAGGGCACGGCATCGGAGGCAGCTTCGGCCTCGACAATGGTCAGTTCGCGATCGACGGTAATGCGTAAGTGGAGGTCATGCAGAGGGGCGCCGGCGGGACGGGGGCCGGAGGCCAGGGTCGCGTCATAGCTTTTGATGTCGGTGATATGGGCGTCAATATCCCACAGGCCGTCGTCGCGCACATACGCTTGGACGTCGATAACGCGGGAGTGCCGTAGGGCGCGCCGGGATACGGGAGTTGACAGGGGCATAAGACCGATGCCGCTTGCGCGGCCATAATTAGTAAGCAGCCATGTGCCTAAAGCACTCTGTTCGCAGCTTCTACGAACAGCAACCGCACCTGCGGCGCCGCAAAAACCCTAAAAGTGTAGCACACAGGGCGCTAGTTGCGTCGCAACATAATTTTTTATTGGTCTTGCCGCCCGCCGCAAATCATTAACAGAAATTGCAAAGTGAATGACTACCATTCAGAATTCAAATAACTGATGTCGGGCATGCAAGCGCCGGCAGCCTGGCCGGCGCCACGCTTCAGTCGGCCACCCCCAGTGCACGCAAAACGGGCAAGGTGCGCGCGGAAAAATACTGTGCGTGCGCCAGCAGTTCGGCCAGGTTTTCCTCTTCCGTCAACAAAGGCTGCCCATCCTTCGTCAGCAATTGCTCCAGGCGCAGCAGCACCGGCCACGTCGCATGCACACACTCTTGCGGCGTTGAGCAACCTTGCTGTTTTGCCCACAGGAACAGTTGTTGTAAATGCGATACAACCACGCCACCGCCCGTCAGGGGGCTGGCAAGGACGTGCAAATCGGTTCTTGCCAGTGCTTGCTCCAGCAAGTGCGCATTCAGGCGCGCCGTTTGCGGCCGCGCCACGGCGACATCGGCCTCGTCCTGGACGGCAAGCACGCTGCCTTTGCTGACCAGCACCAGCATGACCTGCAGCAGGGCGGCCAGGCTCGCTTCAGTGCCAGCCATTTGCTGCTCCAGTTCGCCTATCGTGTACACGCGATGGTCGGCCATGGCGTCAAGCACGGGCGCATACACGCGCTCGTCCATATCGGCGTCGCCCAGTACGCCATGCACGCTCAACACCACTTCGTCGCGGGGCACGGCCAGCATCACGCGCACGGCCCGCAAGGCACTGGCCTGGGCCAACGGCGTCAGCCTGCGCGCGCCCTTGACCCAGTAATCCTTGCGGAACTGTTCGTTGACAAGGAAGGCGCGCGTCGTCTCGCGGAAGATGGGATCGGGTATCTCGGCCAGGAATTGCTGGTGCTCGGTCGTCAGGTTCAGCATGTCGACCAGAGCCGTATAGTTGGCGGACGCGGCGAACTCGAGCTTGGCCTCGCCCAGCATGGCAGCGACGCTGGAAAAAGCCATGGGCTGCCAGTCGGCATTGAAATACTCATGGGCAAGATAATGTCCATCCATCGCCTTGAGCTTGTCGAAGCGGTCCGCCAGCTGCGGGTTGGCGTCCAGATAGCGCGGTTGCACGGCGATCATCCGCTCGACGAAATCGATGGCGCCGTCGACTCTGGCCAGCACGCCCTGGCCCGGGGCGCTCATGACGCGGCTATGTTCGGCCAGCAAGTCGCGCATCGGCATCATTGCGGCCCAGCCTGGCTGCGTGTTGTAGCTGATGAAGGCGACACCGCCGACTTTCAGCTTGCGCCGCAGGAAGTCGACGATCAGCGCGCGATTTTCCGCCGAAACCCAGCTCCAGATTCCGTGCAGGCAGATGAAGTCGAAATCGGGCAAGTCGTCGCGGCGGCAAAACTGCGCGAACGATTCGTCCGTAAATTGCGCGCCGGCGCCGGCCGCGCTGGCCAGCTCCTGCGCAAAGGCGGCCTGGGACGGATTGAAATCATTGCCATG is part of the Janthinobacterium sp. 67 genome and harbors:
- a CDS encoding pilin; this encodes MRAQSGFTLIELMIVVAIASILAAVAIPQYGDYTMRAKVSNVLAAAAPLKTAVALCVQENGGLAAACSTPTEAVPSAIPVFSPTREVAGAKVDKGNIELTLAGDLGSGMGGQTVNMELQLGSSSLSWFNSTSVTNAAAKEAITRTNIPKVVATQ
- the moaC gene encoding cyclic pyranopterin monophosphate synthase MoaC — encoded protein: MTTADKQAPAGELTHFDATGQAHMVDVGSKEDTRRSAVAAGTIRMQPATLALIISGNAKKGDVLGIARIAAIMGAKRTSDLIPLCHPLALTRVTVDFEVDEAANSVHCRAQVDTTGKTGVEMEALTSVQIGLLTIYDMCKAVDRGMVMTNVRVLEKHGGKSGDWHAEV
- a CDS encoding beta-barrel assembly-enhancing protease; its protein translation is MLAAFCVAAPSALAQTYTSAPAAPAASAPAKPAGSWTQLPVPPAPNLPNLGDTSREDLSPAMERKIGEEIMRGLRGDRDYLDDAPLLEYLNTFGNALVAARPSVRGETNYDYFFFAVRDPQLNAFALPGGFIGVHSALVLAAQTEAELASVLSHEIGHVAQRHIARMLGQQRQDALMPLAAMLLAALASRAGGDVAMGVFAAGQGLAIQRQLNFGRDAEREADRIGFQIMGEAGFDTTGMVAFFGRMQAASRSYSDLMPAYLQTHPLTTERIADIQARIREQPYKQRADSLSFHLARARARVLQDESVQGLLNAKAVFKTQLEQQSRFQVTAAHYGLSFVAVKQGKPAEAQKELDAANAALHQPAGPNVFTSGGTQAPNSLLAAMELEVLLMPAQKKEVAQQALKAADAARQQFPLSRGIAHQYAEALMAAGKLEQSTLYLRDQVQLYKEEPELYDLLAKAYADQGKMTLQHMALAESYVLQGATMAALDQLTIARKSTDATFYDQAVIDARERELQEKRREQIKDQKG
- a CDS encoding DUF2889 domain-containing protein, whose product is MPLSTPVSRRALRHSRVIDVQAYVRDDGLWDIDAHITDIKSYDATLASGPRPAGAPLHDLHLRITVDRELTIVEAEAASDAVPYPGFCDTIGPAYRTLIGLNLLKNFRRDLKQRLAGIAGCTHLTELAQVLPTATVQAFAGDVWSTRDGENADLPHEKPFQLDKCHALRTDGGAVAQYYPRWVAKA
- the sucD gene encoding succinate--CoA ligase subunit alpha; translated protein: MSILINKDTKVVTQGITGKTGQFHTRGCRDYANGKAAFVAGVNPKKAGEDFEGIPIFANVTEAKKETGANVSVIYVPPAGAAAAIWEAVEAEMDLAICITEGIPVRDMMALKDRMAKANSKTLLLGPNCPGLITPDEIKIGIMPGHIHKKGRIGVVSRSGTLTYEAVGQLTALGLGQSSAVGIGGDPINGLKHIDIMKMFNDDPDTDAVIMIGEIGGPDEANAAYWIKDNMKKPVVGFIAGVTAPPGKRMGHAGALISGGADTAQAKLEIMEACGITVTKNPSEMARLLKAML
- a CDS encoding class I SAM-dependent methyltransferase, which gives rise to MSNWNAGYMAEIAYTYGYYEELNPLRLRLPLLAAGLALPASGTACELGFGQGVSANIHAAASATRWHGNDFNPSQAAFAQELASAAGAGAQFTDESFAQFCRRDDLPDFDFICLHGIWSWVSAENRALIVDFLRRKLKVGGVAFISYNTQPGWAAMMPMRDLLAEHSRVMSAPGQGVLARVDGAIDFVERMIAVQPRYLDANPQLADRFDKLKAMDGHYLAHEYFNADWQPMAFSSVAAMLGEAKLEFAASANYTALVDMLNLTTEHQQFLAEIPDPIFRETTRAFLVNEQFRKDYWVKGARRLTPLAQASALRAVRVMLAVPRDEVVLSVHGVLGDADMDERVYAPVLDAMADHRVYTIGELEQQMAGTEASLAALLQVMLVLVSKGSVLAVQDEADVAVARPQTARLNAHLLEQALARTDLHVLASPLTGGGVVVSHLQQLFLWAKQQGCSTPQECVHATWPVLLRLEQLLTKDGQPLLTEEENLAELLAHAQYFSARTLPVLRALGVAD
- the sucC gene encoding ADP-forming succinate--CoA ligase subunit beta — protein: MKIHEYQAKEILRQHGVTVPRGIPCMSVEEAVKAAETLGGPVWVVKAQIHAGGRGKGGGVKVAKSMEQVKEYADQIMGMQLITHQTSAEGQKVNRLLVEEGADIKQELYVSLVTDRVTQKIVLMASSEGGMDIEEVAESHPEKIHHVTIDPGTGLTDAQADDIAAKIGVPAGSIADARANLQGLYKAYWETDCSLAEINPLIVTGSGKVIALDAKFNFDPNALFRHPEIVALRDLDEEDPAEIEASKFDLAYISLDGNIGCLVNGAGLAMATMDTIKLFGGEPANFLDVGGGATAEKVTEAFKIMLKNPGLKAILVNIFGGIMRCDVIAEGVIAAVKAVSLNVPLVVRMKGTNEDLGKKMLADSGLPIIAADTMEDAAKSVVAAAAGQA
- a CDS encoding DUF6713 family protein → MPRSYFWTMLFLILHQIDAAYWKEWEMFHLPGGVQGFLVFNLAAIALVLVGYRHVLLATPQATLYAGVCAALGVGTFLIHAGFALAGLEQFHLPLSVAIIALCLASAVWLLRDLRRAQIHLARQAA
- a CDS encoding flagellar brake protein translates to MTSNKPAAETKLQDFEFEAMNLQVGGRIQFITHRTIKPIQHFSTVIGYVKDEYLIVKIPMENGASVVLNEGDKLTIRVFSGVTVCSFSCSVLRIFGRPLNYVHLSFPDTIQGTSLRTAMRVKVEIPAQLSYRDVPAVPVFIVNLSVSGALIEAPSMLTPDDEGVALSFTLLVQPNKHQMRVNTRARIQNVSVGKPSNGHAAGVAEIYTYGVQFIDLEPTHYTLLQNLTYEALIADRQKIV